Proteins from one Dehalococcoidia bacterium genomic window:
- a CDS encoding AAA family ATPase has product MKKTITDDLDILLNVLPSPIARPLWDNQNRDHLLEVVLDLGRQAQARYPDKQVVLAPGEVSIEDIDYVVSRIGLFGEDNRAGIERTLHRISAIRNRAGRIIGLSCRVGRAVFGNVKLIQDLVESGKSIMILGRPGVGKTTMLREVARVLADELGKRVIIVDTSNEIAGDGDIPHPAIGSARRMQVVRPSMQHAVMIEAVENHMPEVIIIDEIGTELEAQAARTIAERGVQLVGTAHGNTLQNLVMNPTLSDLVGGIQTVTLGDEEARRRRTQKSILERKAPPTFDVIVEIQSWDRVAIHSDVASVVDALLRGRDAEVEERWFDENGEVQSEKKDSPPSSVRPRNRNKDVSRGPADKRIFPFGIDRSRLEKTARRMQIPLNLVDSLNNADLFMITKNHYRKNPKVLEIAQESKIPIYVLRSNTLAQIEHSLASIYNLHESAEPVDPVEAALKDTEEAIGAVKEGEDSVELAPQNSFIRRLQHQLIEKSDLTSDSTGQEPNRRVIILKK; this is encoded by the coding sequence ATGAAGAAAACGATCACCGATGACCTGGATATTCTACTCAATGTCTTGCCGTCACCGATCGCTCGACCCCTTTGGGATAACCAAAATCGGGATCATCTGCTAGAGGTGGTCCTCGATCTAGGTCGCCAAGCACAGGCACGGTATCCCGATAAGCAGGTAGTTCTGGCCCCCGGAGAAGTTTCCATTGAAGATATCGATTATGTGGTATCTCGCATTGGTCTCTTTGGGGAAGATAATCGCGCCGGAATCGAACGGACTCTCCATCGTATCTCGGCTATTAGAAATCGAGCCGGACGCATCATCGGCCTCTCGTGTCGCGTGGGGCGAGCGGTGTTTGGCAATGTTAAGCTGATCCAGGACTTGGTGGAATCGGGCAAGAGCATCATGATTCTGGGGCGTCCCGGCGTGGGAAAAACGACCATGCTGCGTGAAGTGGCCCGTGTGCTTGCCGATGAACTCGGGAAACGGGTGATCATCGTTGATACTTCAAATGAGATCGCTGGCGACGGGGATATTCCTCACCCTGCGATTGGGAGTGCCAGAAGGATGCAGGTGGTTCGCCCATCGATGCAGCATGCCGTGATGATCGAAGCGGTTGAGAACCATATGCCCGAGGTGATTATTATCGATGAGATCGGCACTGAGCTGGAGGCGCAAGCGGCTCGAACCATTGCCGAACGCGGAGTGCAGCTTGTGGGAACGGCGCATGGCAATACACTGCAGAATCTGGTTATGAATCCCACCCTTTCCGACCTTGTGGGCGGCATTCAGACCGTCACCTTAGGCGATGAAGAAGCCAGACGGCGGCGCACGCAGAAGTCCATCCTGGAGCGAAAAGCGCCCCCTACTTTCGACGTCATTGTCGAGATCCAGAGCTGGGATCGTGTTGCTATTCATTCCGATGTTGCCAGCGTGGTGGATGCCTTGCTCCGCGGGCGCGATGCGGAAGTGGAGGAACGCTGGTTTGACGAGAACGGCGAAGTGCAGAGCGAGAAGAAGGACTCACCTCCTTCCTCTGTCCGGCCCAGGAATCGGAACAAGGACGTATCCAGAGGGCCTGCCGATAAGAGAATTTTCCCCTTCGGGATCGATCGTAGCCGGCTGGAGAAAACCGCCCGCAGGATGCAAATCCCCCTGAATTTGGTCGACAGTCTGAACAATGCAGATTTGTTCATGATCACCAAGAATCATTATCGCAAGAATCCCAAGGTCCTCGAAATCGCCCAGGAGAGCAAGATACCGATTTACGTACTCCGCAGCAATACGCTGGCTCAAATAGAGCACAGTCTGGCCAGTATATATAATCTGCACGAATCCGCCGAGCCGGTTGATCCCGTGGAAGCGGCATTGAAGGATACCGAAGAAGCGATCGGTGCGGTCAAAGAAGGCGAGGATTCGGTGGAGTTAGCCCCTCAAAACTCCTTCATCCGTCGTCTTCAGCACCAGCTCATTGAGAAGTCCGATCTCACATCGGACAGCACCGGGCAGGA
- the pdxT gene encoding pyridoxal 5'-phosphate synthase glutaminase subunit PdxT encodes MKRIGVLALQGAFVEHITILSGIGVEAVPVRLPRELEGLDGLVIPGGESTTIGKLMRGYELTHAVHKLIAEGMPVLGTCAGMILLAKDIIGLDGYSIRAMDIKVRRNAFGRQADSFEVDLSMPVLGEMPFHAVFIRAPWIEDVGLSVEVLARLSDGTPVAAREGNMVVSAFHPELTADTRFHAYFTRLVDENR; translated from the coding sequence ATGAAAAGAATCGGCGTCCTGGCCCTGCAAGGGGCTTTTGTCGAACACATCACCATATTGAGCGGCATTGGAGTTGAAGCCGTTCCGGTGCGGCTCCCCCGGGAGCTTGAGGGTTTGGATGGGCTGGTGATCCCCGGCGGCGAGAGTACCACCATCGGCAAGCTCATGCGCGGTTATGAATTAACTCATGCTGTGCACAAACTCATTGCTGAAGGGATGCCGGTTCTGGGGACCTGCGCCGGTATGATTCTCCTGGCCAAAGATATCATCGGGCTGGACGGCTATTCCATCCGAGCCATGGATATCAAAGTGCGGCGCAATGCTTTTGGCCGTCAGGCGGATAGTTTTGAAGTCGATCTCTCCATGCCCGTGCTGGGTGAAATGCCGTTTCATGCGGTCTTCATTCGCGCTCCGTGGATTGAAGATGTTGGCTTATCTGTAGAGGTGCTTGCCCGGCTATCGGATGGAACACCGGTGGCCGCCCGAGAGGGAAACATGGTTGTCTCTGCCTTTCATCCCGAACTGACGGCCGATACCCGCTTTCATGCCTACTTCACGCGTCTGGTGGATGAGAACAGATGA
- the pdxS gene encoding pyridoxal 5'-phosphate synthase lyase subunit PdxS, with the protein MEKGTWTVKTGLAQMLKGGVIMDVVTPEQAKIAEEAGACAVMALERVPSDIRADGGVARMSDPTMIEGIIKAVSIPVMAKCRIGHFVEAQVLQALGVDFIDESEVLTPADEANHIWKHDFKVPFVCGCRDLGEALRRIGEGAAMIRTKGEAGTGNVVEAVRHMRSVISEIRKLQSMGQDELMAEAKRLGAPFDLVLEVHKTGKLPVVNFAAGGIATPADAALMMQLGAEGNFVGSGIFKSSDPQVRAKAIVQATTHYNDPEIIARVSRDLGKAMPGLEIKSIPETELLATRGW; encoded by the coding sequence ATGGAGAAGGGCACATGGACGGTCAAGACGGGGCTGGCCCAAATGCTAAAGGGTGGGGTGATTATGGATGTGGTTACCCCGGAGCAGGCGAAGATCGCCGAGGAGGCTGGCGCCTGTGCTGTGATGGCCCTGGAAAGGGTCCCTTCCGATATCCGCGCCGATGGTGGAGTGGCCCGAATGTCCGATCCGACGATGATCGAAGGCATCATCAAAGCAGTCAGCATTCCGGTAATGGCCAAGTGCCGCATCGGACACTTTGTGGAAGCTCAGGTGCTCCAGGCGCTGGGTGTCGACTTCATTGATGAATCGGAAGTGCTCACCCCGGCTGATGAAGCCAACCACATCTGGAAACATGATTTCAAAGTACCGTTTGTTTGTGGCTGTCGTGATCTGGGAGAGGCCTTGCGTCGTATTGGGGAAGGCGCGGCGATGATCAGGACCAAGGGTGAGGCGGGCACAGGCAATGTTGTTGAGGCGGTCCGGCATATGCGGTCGGTGATCTCAGAAATCCGCAAGCTTCAGAGTATGGGCCAGGATGAGCTGATGGCGGAGGCCAAGAGGCTTGGCGCTCCGTTCGATCTGGTCCTTGAAGTACACAAGACCGGAAAGCTCCCGGTGGTCAATTTTGCTGCCGGAGGAATCGCTACCCCCGCCGATGCTGCGCTGATGATGCAGTTGGGCGCTGAAGGCAACTTTGTAGGATCGGGGATTTTTAAGTCCTCCGATCCTCAGGTCAGAGCCAAGGCCATTGTCCAGGCCACTACTCACTATAATGACCCCGAAATCATCGCCAGGGTTTCCCGGGATTTGGGAAAGGCCATGCCGGGATTGGAGATCAAGTCGATACCGGAGACGGAGCTTCTGGCCACACGAGGGTGGTAG
- a CDS encoding MarR family transcriptional regulator translates to MVQTNELVESYEKLWFLFRLTHDAIGKAMDLQLQSIGVSRIQIQVLYVIRGVTTPVTPAVIARWLYREPHTVKVILDNMEKDELIRRVKDLPKKNLIRVTLTQKGEEAIERSKDLTVLREIMDSLKAEEREGFASLLTTLEKKALEKMQELHGESLIPTPLTQWF, encoded by the coding sequence ATGGTACAGACAAATGAACTCGTTGAAAGCTACGAGAAACTATGGTTTCTGTTCCGGCTAACCCATGATGCGATTGGCAAAGCGATGGACCTTCAACTTCAGTCCATTGGCGTCTCCAGGATTCAGATTCAGGTTTTGTATGTTATCAGGGGTGTTACAACACCGGTGACGCCTGCCGTAATCGCCCGGTGGCTGTACAGAGAGCCTCACACAGTGAAGGTGATCCTGGACAACATGGAAAAGGACGAGCTGATCAGAAGAGTCAAGGATCTGCCCAAGAAGAATCTCATTCGAGTGACACTCACCCAGAAGGGGGAAGAGGCCATTGAGCGATCCAAGGACTTGACGGTGTTGCGAGAGATCATGGATAGTCTCAAAGCGGAAGAGCGCGAGGGATTCGCGTCATTGTTGACCACATTGGAAAAAAAGGCGCTCGAAAAAATGCAGGAACTTCACGGTGAAAGCCTGATTCCTACCCCCCTGACTCAGTGGTTCTAG
- a CDS encoding Hpt domain-containing protein, whose translation MNMLVSRQRQVTKEALIKQCRRIFIDMDNFATKQNGKIIAEVDEDLEELIPEFLKNRQSDIATISKSLQLGEFETIRILGHSMRGSGGCYGFDGITEIGAAIEKAAKASATDAIRELTDELIDYLERVQIVYRPY comes from the coding sequence ATGAATATGCTTGTAAGTCGCCAGCGTCAAGTAACCAAGGAAGCTCTGATTAAGCAGTGCAGGAGAATATTCATAGATATGGATAACTTTGCCACAAAACAGAACGGGAAAATCATTGCCGAGGTGGATGAGGACCTCGAAGAACTGATACCCGAGTTTTTGAAGAACCGACAATCTGACATCGCCACCATCTCGAAATCACTCCAGTTGGGTGAATTCGAAACCATCAGAATTCTAGGGCACTCAATGAGAGGGTCCGGCGGCTGCTATGGTTTTGATGGCATCACTGAGATCGGTGCGGCGATTGAGAAGGCAGCCAAGGCAAGCGCCACCGACGCTATTCGAGAATTGACTGACGAACTCATCGATTATTTGGAGCGAGTGCAAATCGTTTACAGGCCCTACTGA